One part of the Lapillicoccus jejuensis genome encodes these proteins:
- a CDS encoding VOC family protein: MGARLEKTVVDCPDPRALAAFYAEVLGMQVNEDSADWVVIGRGPGGRELAFHIAGPGWAPPPWPDDASSLQLHLDLRVDDVETAERQVTSLGATPVTTDDERGYRVYRDPAGHPFCLVFG; encoded by the coding sequence ATGGGCGCACGGCTGGAGAAGACCGTCGTCGACTGCCCCGACCCGCGAGCGCTGGCCGCCTTCTACGCCGAGGTGCTGGGGATGCAGGTGAACGAGGACAGCGCGGACTGGGTGGTCATCGGGCGCGGGCCGGGCGGCCGGGAGCTGGCCTTCCACATCGCCGGGCCCGGGTGGGCGCCACCGCCGTGGCCGGACGACGCGTCGTCGCTGCAGCTGCACCTCGACCTGCGGGTGGACGACGTCGAGACCGCCGAGCGCCAGGTCACGTCGCTCGGAGCGACTCCTGTGACCACCGACGACGAGCGCGGCTATCGGGTCTACCGCGACCCGGCCGGCCACCCGTTCTGCCTCGTCTTCGGCTGA